A stretch of the Cyprinus carpio isolate SPL01 chromosome B4, ASM1834038v1, whole genome shotgun sequence genome encodes the following:
- the LOC109066589 gene encoding potassium voltage-gated channel subfamily A member 1-like — protein sequence MTVVVAGDNMDETSSTLQGHPQDSQYSPECCERVVINISGLRFETQLKTLAQFPDTLLGNPKKRMRYFDPLRNEYFFDRNRPSFDAILYYYQSGGRLRRPVNVPLDMFSEEIKFYELGEEAMEKFREDEGFIREEERPLPENEFQRQIWLLFEHPESSGPARGIAIVSVMVILISIVIFCLETLPELKEDPHGRLQVIGNSTFYFKPNILTDPFFVVETLCIIWFTFELIVRFFACPSKPAFFKNMMNTIDVVSIIPYFITLGTEMAEDPEGGKEAKGGGEQATSLAILRVIRLVRVFRIFKLSRHSKGLQILGQTLKASMRELGLLIFFLFIGVILFSSAVFFAEAEEKDSFFTSIPDAFWWAVVSMTTVGYGDMYPVTIGGKIVGSLCAIAGVLTIALPVPVIVSNFNYFYHRETEGDEQAQLLTVSNPNIASDSNSSRRSSSVVSKSEYMEIDDDLNNSIDNFREANLRTGNCTVVNQNCVNKGKRLTDV from the coding sequence ATGACTGTGGTGGTTGCTGGAGATAACATGGATGAGACATCCTCCACTCTGCAGGGGCATCCACAGGACTCACAGTATTCCCCCGAGTGCTGCGAGCGAGTTGTTATCAACATCTCAGGGCTGCGCTTCGAGACACAACTCAAGACGCTCGCCCAGTTCCCCGACACACTACTGGGCAACCCCAAGAAAAGGATGCGCTACTTTGACCCTTTAAGGAACGAGTACTTCTTTGACAGAAACCGTCCGAGCTTTGATGCGATCCTCTACTACTACCAGTCAGGTGGAAGGTTAAGAAGACCCGTCAATGTACCTTTGGATATGTTCTCAGAGGAAATTAAGTTCTATGAGCTTGGAGAAGAAGCGATGGAAAAATTTAGAGAGGATGAGGGCTTTATTCGTGAGGAAGAGCGTCCCCTGCCGGAGAACGAGTTTCAGAGACAGATTTGGCTGCTATTTGAGCATCCCGAGAGCTCAGGCCCTGCCAGAGGGATCGCAATAGTGTCCGTCATGGTTATTCTCATTTCCATCGTGATATTTTGCTTGGAGACTTTACCAGAGTTGAAGGAGGATCCACACGGACGGCTCCAGGTGATAGGCAACAGCACGTTCTACTTCAAACCAAATATTCTTACCGATCCGTTTTTTGTCGTGGAGACACTCTGCATCATCTGGTTTACTTTTGAGTTGATTGTCCGTTTCTTCGCTTGCCCAAGTAAACCTGCCTTCTTCAAAAACATGATGAACACGATCGATGTGGTGTCCATCATTCCATATTTCATAACACTCGGAACAGAGATGGCGGAGGACCCCGAGGGCGGAAAGGAGGCAAAGGGTGGAGGAGAGCAGGCCACATCTCTGGCCATTCTCAGGGTTATCCGCTTGGTCAGGGTGTTTCGGATATTTAAGTTGTCCAGACACTCCAAGGGGCTTCAGATCTTGGGCCAGACTTTGAAAGCCAGCATGCGCGAGCTGGGTCttctcatcttttttcttttcatcggcgtcatcttgttttccagtgcagtGTTTTTCGCTGAGGCTGAGGAAAAGGATTCCTTCTTCACAAGTATCCCAGATGCCTTTTGGTGGGCAGTGGTTTCGATGACAACCGTGGGGTATGGAGACATGTACCCTGTTACTATTGGGGGCAAGATAGTAGGCTCTCTATGTGCCATTGCCGGAGTGCTAACGATTGCGCTTCCAGTGCCTGTGATTGTGTCCAACTTTAACTATTTCTATCACAGAGAAACCGAAGGTGATGAACAGGCACAGCTCCTCACGGTGAGCAATCCGAACATCGCGTCCGATTCTAACTCCAGTCGTCGCAGCTCGTCTGTCGTCAGCAAGTCAGAATACATGGAGATTGACGACGACCTCAATAACAGCATTGATAATTTTCGCGAGGCGAACCTGCGAACTGGGAACTGCACAGTTGTGAATCAGAATTGTGTAAATAAGGGGAAGCGTCTCACAGATGTATAG